A genomic stretch from Arachis stenosperma cultivar V10309 chromosome 3, arast.V10309.gnm1.PFL2, whole genome shotgun sequence includes:
- the LOC130966576 gene encoding uncharacterized protein LOC130966576, producing MAVYRQQMEESHHDLVNLLTQQMTTILNPMMADHESRFERLAKQVKKIARIVDYDEGEGHNARGNNEGMENIFQNENHIPNRENSRLVHQNENADNVLQGLRGDYYQVTRIVEEVLNRVGLNVGFMNQPHFVSTFPQVVQMAEVPRGVKNPKITTKFAGEVRESTTDYVARYLVEIGNLANDENLKMKFFPSSLTKNAFTWFSNLRPNLITTWNQLETAFHAQFYRGEMNVAVTDLVALKREDGETIDDYLIRLKNARSRCYVTLLENEIVKIATMGLEFYMRMKLLNVHISDLAHLAEKVRQTELMKKEKKT from the coding sequence ATGGCAGTATATCGACAGCAAATGGAGGAAAGTCATCATGACTTGGTCAATTTATTGACCCAACAAATGACTACAATTCTGAATCCCATGATGGCTGATCATGAATCGAGATTCGAGCGTCTGGCCAAACAAGTTAAAAAGATTGCTCGAATCGTTGATTATGATGAAGGCGAGGGGCATAACGCTCGAGGGAACAATGAGGGGAtggaaaatatttttcaaaatgaaaaTCATATTCCAAATCGAGAAAATTCTCGCCTGGTTCATCAAAATGAAAATGCTGATAATGTTTTACAGGGATTACGTGGTGATTATTATCAGGTCACTCGAATTGTAGAAGAGGTTTTAAATCGGGTTGGATTGAATGTTGGTTTTATGAATCAGCCACATTTTGTATCTACTTTTCCCCAAGTAGTTCAAATGGCTGAAGTGCCAAGAGGggtgaaaaatccaaaaataaccACAAAATTTGCTGGAGAAGTTAGAGAATCGACAACTGATTATGTTGCTCGTTATTTGGTCGAGATTGGAAACCTAGCCaatgatgaaaatttgaaaatgaaattttttcCTTCGTCATTGACGAAGAATGCATTTACATGGTTCTCGAATCTTAGACCAAATTTGATTACAACATGGAATCAGTTAGAAACTGCTTTTCATGCTCAGTTTTATCGAGGGGAAATGAACGTAGCAGTTACCGATTTAGTAGCTTTGAAACGTGAAGATGGTGAAACCATCGATGACTATTTAATACGTTTAAAAAATGCTAGAAGTAGGTGCTATGTGACATTACTTGAAAATGAGATAGTGAAAATAGCAACCATGGGGTTGGAATTTTATATGCGCATGAAATTGCTTAATGTGCATATTTCTGACTTGGCTCACCTGGCTGAAAAGGTTCGGCAGACTGAGCTtatgaaaaaggagaaaaaaacaTAG